From Diospyros lotus cultivar Yz01 chromosome 4, ASM1463336v1, whole genome shotgun sequence, a single genomic window includes:
- the LOC127799455 gene encoding thylakoid lumenal 29 kDa protein, chloroplastic, with protein MVMVSFISTVPSFRAFAPLQSPSFATCSRSLAACRYPFHGTTICCKIEGDEDQFGRREILKCFGATIGIGVIASSSSFVEEANAADLIQRRQRSEFQSKVKGTLSTAIKGNTDLVPSILTLALNDAMTYDKATKSGGPNGSIRFSSEISRPENKGLSAALSLVEEAKKEIDSYSKGGPISFADLIQYAAQSAIKSTFLTSAIRKCGGNEEKGALLYTAYGSIGQWGLFDKQFGRSDTEETDPEGRIPQWDKASVQEMKDKFSAVGFGPRQLAVMSAFLGPDQVATEALLATDRDVAPWVDKYQRSRETISQTDYEVDLITALTKLSSLGQQINYEAYTYPVRKVDLSKLKL; from the exons ATGGTGATGGTGTCTTTCATCTCAACTGTCCCTTCTTTTCGTGCATTTGCTCCTCTTCAGTCTCCTTCCTTTGCCACCTGCAGTAGATCTCTTGCTGCCTGTAGATACCCCTTTCATGGT ACTACAATTTGCTGTAAGATTGAAGGTGATGAGGATCAATTTGGTCGAAGGGAGATTCTAAAATGCTTCGGGGCGACCATTGGAATC GGAGTCATAGCAAGCTCCAGCTCATTTGTTGAAGAGGCTAATGCTGCTGATCTAATACAACGCAGACAACGATCTGAATTTCAGT CAAAAGTAAAGGGGACCCTTTCTACAGCTATAAAG GGAAACACAGATCTTGTTCCATCCATATTAACTTTAGCACTGAATGATGCTATGACTTATGATAAG GCTACAAAATCTGGAGGCCCAAATGGTTCTATACGGTTCAG CTCAGAGATTAGCAGACCAGAGAATAAGGGCCTCTCTGCAGCTTTGAGTTTAGTAGAGGAAGCAAAGAAGGAAATAGATTCATATTCCAAGGGAGGTCCTATTTCATTTGCAGATCTCATCCAATATGCAG CACAAAGTGCTATAAAGTCTACCTTTCTTACTTCTGCCATCCGTAAATGTGGTGGGAATGAAGAGAAAGGAGCCTTACTGTATACTGCATATGGTTCAATTGGTCAG TGGGGATTGTTTGATAAGCAATTTGGGAGGTCAGATACCGAAGAGACAGATCCAGAGGGAAGGATACCCCAGTGGGATAAAGCAAGTGTTCAGGAAATGAAAGACAAGTTCTCAGCTGTAGGATTCGGTCCTCGTCAG CTAGCCGTTATGTCTGCATTCTTGGGGCCCGATCAAGTGGCCACTGAGGCCCTACTGGCCACAGATCGAGATGTTGCTCCTTGGGTTGACAAATACCAAAGAAGCCGAGAAACAATCTCCCAAACTGACTACGAG GTTGATTTGATAACTGCCCTTACAAAATTGAGTTCTTTGGGCCAGCAAATCAATTATGAGGCATACACATATCCAGTTCGGAAGGTGGATTTGAGCAAGTTGAAACTGTAG
- the LOC127800101 gene encoding O-fucosyltransferase 7 isoform X2, whose protein sequence is MPEESQGYLLVHANGGLNQMRAGICDMVAVSHIINATLVIPELDKRSFWQDISNFSDVFDEDHFITSLANDVKVIKKLPKELANATRAIKHFRSWSGIDYYQNEIASLWEDYQLIRAAKSDSRLANNNLPPDIQKLRCRACYEALRFSPPIEAMGKLLVDRMRSYGPYIALHLRYEKDMLAFSGCTHDLSPEEADELKIIRENTAYWKVKDINSTEQRAKGFCPLTPKEVGIFLTAMGFPSKTPIYIAAGEIYGGDSRMADLRLRYPLLMDKEKLASAEEIEPFVNYASQMAALDYIVSVESDIFIPSYSGNMARAVEGHRRFLGHRKTISPDRKALVHLFDKIERGTLREGKKLSTRVIEIHRRRQGSPRKRKGPISGTKGMDRFRSEEAFYVNPLPDCLCQKETANFNTSVSIR, encoded by the exons ATATGTGACATGGTTGCTGTTTCTCATATCATAAATGCCACACTTGTAATTCCAGAACTTGATAAACGCTCATTTTGGCAGGACATCAG CAACTTTTCTGATGTATTTGATGAAGATCATTTTATTACTTCCTTGGCTAATGATGTTAAAGTCATTAAAAAACTACCTAAGGAACTGGCAAACGCTACCAGAGCAATTAAGCACTTTAGGAGCTGGTCTGGTATTGATTATTACCAGAATGAGATTGCTAGCTTGTGGGAAGATTATCAG CTTATTCGAGCAGCTAAGTCTGATTCTCGACTGGCAAACAATAATCTGCCTCCAGACATTCAGAAGCTGCGCTGTCGTGCTTGTTATGAAGCGCTGCGCTTTTCACCACCAATTGAAGCCATGGGAAAA TTGTTGGTGGATCGAATGAGGTCTTATGGTCCATATATTGCATTGCATTTACGTTATGAAAAGGACATGCTTGCCTTTAGTGGGTGCACACATGATTTATCCCCAGAGGAAGCTGATGAACTGAAGATAATCAG GGAGAACACTGCATATTGGAAAGTAAAAGATATCAATTCCACAGAACAAAGAGCCAAAGGGTTCTGCCCTTTGACTCCAAAGGAGGTTGGCATATTCCTCACTGCTATGGGATTCCCATCAAAAACCCCCATATATATTGCTGCTGGAGAGATATATGGTGGAGATTCTCGTATGGCTGATTTGCGACTGCGCTATCCCCTTCTAATGGATAAG GAAAAACTAGCATCGGCAGAGGAGATAGAGCCTTTTGTCAATTATGCATCTCAAATGGCTGCTCTAGACTACATTGTGTCAGTTGAGAGTGATATATTTATTCCCTCGTACTCTGGAAATATGGCGAGGGCAGTTGAGGGTCATCGTCGTTTCTTGGGACATAGGAAGACCATTTCTCCTGACAG GAAAGCCCTTGTCCACCTTTTTGACAAAATAGAGAGGGGCACCCTGAGAGAAGGCAAAAAACTTTCCACTCGTGTTATTGAAATCCACAGGAGACG GCAAGGTTCTCCAAGGAAGAGAAAGGGCCCCATTTCCGGTACAAAAGGCATGGATCGGTTTCGATCCGAAGAAGCATTTTATGTGAACCCTTTGCCTGATTGTTTATGTCAGAAGGAAACAGCAAATTTCAACACTTCTGTCAGCATCAGGTAG